DNA sequence from the Phocoena sinus isolate mPhoSin1 chromosome 9, mPhoSin1.pri, whole genome shotgun sequence genome:
GGGTCTCGGCGTGGGGTGGTTGCTTCCCGTGGACTAACAGGAAGCCCCCTTGAGCTAAAGTACAGGGGAAGTCCTTTCTAAAGCTAAGCTCTGTCACCACGGGTGAGGGATGAGTTCTCACCTCGCCTCATGGCACCCTGGGCATGTGTGGGCTGGGGGAGGCTGGCAGGGCCTCCTGGAGGACAGGGGTGGCTGTCCTTGtcagggtggggggtggatgcCTCAGGTGCTCTGAGGCTTCCCCATcagcccccagccctgtgccCCAGTCCCTCTGTCATCCTAGCCAGGCTGTGAGTACCAGGGACACCAGTATCAGAGCCAGGAGACCTTCAGACTCCAAGAGAGTGGCCGCTGTGTCCGCTGCTCCTGCCAGGTAGGCAGTGCCGCTGTCTCACGCCCCGGATCTGTCTTGTCCCTTGAGGGCCACtcacccagcctccctcctagGCCGGCGAGGTCTCCTGTGAGGAGCAGGAGTGCCCGGGCGCCCCCTGCACCCTGTCTGACTCtggcccccagctctgcccaggtgtgtgtgttgaggggtaACCACGAAAGGGTGCTTCTCCCAGCAGCTAGAGATGGAGGAGTGTTCCTTCACCGTAAGGGGAGGCATTCCTAAGTCCACCAGCCATTCCAGAGTGTGTTCAGAGGCTGCTGTGGGGAGGGCTAAGCCAGGGTCTTGGGAAGGGTCTTATGGTCTGGGAAGGGCAGGGATGGGTGGATGTGTCCAGGTTGCCATGGTgacagcccccctcccccgccccttgcTGTAGCCTGCGTGCTTGGTGGAGAGGAGTTTGCTGAGGGGGTCCAGTGGGAGCCTGATGGTCAGCCCTGCACAACCTGTTCCTGTCAAGCTGGGGTGCCCGTGTGCAGGGCTTtgctctgctccccagccccctgccagCACCCCACCAAGCCCCCCGGTGAGTGCCCCACCCCAATCTAGCTTTCTTCCCCTGCCTTGCCTGGCCCACCCTGATCGGCTGGGCTGTGATCACCCTGCTCTACCCAGGTGCCTGCTGCCCCAGCTGTGAGAGCTGCACCTACCACGGCCAAGTGTACGCCAACGGGCAGAACTTCACAGATGCAGACAGCCCTTGCCACACCTGCTACTGCGAGGTACCTCCCCAGGCTTGCTGCTGCCCTGCTGAGCCCCTCCCGGGGCCCACCCCCATTGCCTTCTCACCTGCTCCCAGGATGGGACCGTGACATGCTCCTTGGTCAACTGCCCTCCCACAACCTGTGCCAGGCCCCAGAGTGGACCCGGCCAGTGCTGCCCCAGGTGCCCAGGTACGTGCTTACTGTACCTGTCTGGCTTGGTGAACCCTTGACCCTGCCACTCCATGGCCCCGTGGGCCCAACGGATACCTTAGAAAGCAATGGCCTTCCGAATTTTTCAGTCTGACAAAGCTTGGGACTCTCTGGAACTCACAGGGTACGGGTGGGAGAGAAGAGTAGACATTCGTTTGTCCCTTCATGTTACGACACCaccctttccctcctttcctacACTTCCTCTTCCAATACCCTCACCATGCACATCTATTCGTATATCTACCTGTATAAGCCTGGTTCATGCAACAAATGTTCAGGTTTCCTATGCAAGAGACTGGGAGCTGGGATGCTGTGTGCCCTGATGCCTGCCCACACGGAGAGTATGCAGGGCGCGTATCACAAACACAGGCATGCACATGCATGAGCCCTTCGGCTCTTCACCCTCAGAGGCACACACATCTGCCTGCAGGTAAaggaactaaacacacacacacacacacacacacacacaagtgtgtgCTCGGGGAGATACGCTTGTCCGTATAcacagcccctcctcctcctcctctccctccatgGGGACAGCTTCCAAGTGGCACTTCTGCAGTGGCTCTGGACTCAAGGGTAGAGGGACTGTCAGCCTGCTCCTTGCACTGTCAGTCTTTGTCTCCACTCCTGCCCACCCGCCCCACTGCCCAGACTGCATCCTGGAGAAGCAAGTGTTTATGGATGGCGAGAGCTTCTCCCACCCTCGAGACCCCTGTCAGGAATGCCAGTGCCGGGAAGGCCATGCCCACTGCCAACCTCGGGCCTGCCCCAGGGCCTCCTGTGCCCACCCGTTGCCTGGTCCCTGTTGCCAGAACAACTGCAATGGTGAGGTGGGCGGGATGGGGGGTGGTCCCTCAGGATGGCTTGGCCCCATCTATAGGCCTTTAGGGCTGGGAGGGCAGCATGCCCTGGGGGAAGGGGGGCCTCTCCCAGGCCCatagctcccccctcccccaggctgtgCCTTTGCTGGGAAAGAGTACCCCAACGGAGCAGACTTCCCCCACCCCTCTGACCCCTGCCGCCTGTGTCGCTGTCTGGTGAGTCTGCCACCTGGATGGGAAGGAAGAGTGGGGGGGGCACTTGGGGAGACCAGGAGAAGTCCGCCAAGGTGAGGGTGAGAAGGGGAGGGGTCTCCTCCACCTTCTACCACTGACTTGGCCTGGCCTCGTCCATCTGCAGAGCGGCCACGTGCAGTGCCCGGCCCGCCGCTGCCCGCCCTTGCCCTGTCCAGAGCCGCTCCTGTTGCCAGGAGAGTGCTGCCCGCAGTGCCCGGGTAGGAGCCGCACCCCTCGCCACTCCTCCGGGGAGACTCCCTcagcagcctccctccccacccccccacccccccccaccccccacccccgctgacGCTTGCTCTCTGGCTGCAGCCACCCCCTCTGGCTGCCCTCGGCCCGGGGGCGGGGTCCCCGTCCGCCACCAGGAGCACTTCTCCCAGCCCGACGACCCCTGCCGCCGCTGCCTCTGCCTCGACGGCTCCGTGTCCTGCCAGCTGCTGCCCTGCCCACCGGCGCCCTGCACCCACCCGCGCCAGGGGCCCTGCTGCCCCTCCTGTGACGGTAACGCCCCGACTGCACCTGCCCGCACTCCTTCCAGCTCCACCCCGGAACCTCACCTGCTCCGTCCCCCTCTTACTCTGCGTCCCTCTTTACCTCCAGGCGGGGCGCcaccccttctcccccttcctcctggccCGCTCCTCCGGGGCGGGGTTCTCACTAAGAAAGTGCGGGAACAGTGCCCACCCAGCCCGCAGGGCCCGGGAGGTAGTGCGCCTGGTGCGCCACCTCCAAGGCCCCCCAGCCCCTCGCCTGCCCCCCAGGCTGCCTGTACCAGGGGAAGGAGTTCGCCAGTGGCGAGCGCTTCCCTTCGCCCACTGCCCGGTGCCACGTCTGCCTCTGCTGGGAGGGCAGCGTCAGCTGCGAGCCCAGGGCCTGTGCCCCAGCACAGTGCCCCTTCCCTGCCAGGGGTGACTGCTGCCCTACCTGTGATGGTGAGGGGGCGGGAACTGTACGGGTGGGGGGACAGGAGGGCGGGGTCAAAGTCATCTTTACTGCCCTAGAGTgggtcaaaaatatttattaccgTAAGACAAAAGCCCTGGACCAAATTCTGTGTGGGTTTTCCCTACGGATTGGACAgggagcttttttcttttttgtaatatttatttatttattggctgtgttgggtcttggttgcagcacatgggatctttcgttgcggtgcattgtggctcactggctcagtagttgcaggcGTGAGGGCTTAGTtcccccgcggcatgtgggatcttagttccccgagcagggatccaactggcgtcccctgcattgcaagatcgattcttaaccactggaccacagggaaggcCCTGGACAGGGAGCTTCTTTGCAGGCTGAAGGGGAGAAAGTTTGCCCTTTGGCCAATCCAACTGCCACCCCCCAGACCCCTTTACCCACCGGCCAAGAATgagcccttccctccccaccaggtCTTTGAGGCCTTGGCCTCAGGCCAGGCCCAAGCTCAGAGCTGGATGACTGGTCTCCTCTCCCTGATTTCTGccgctccccccaccctccctgtcctctCTCCAAGGCTGCGAGTACCTATGGGAGTCCTACCTGAGCAGCCAGGACTTTCCGGATCCCCGAGAGCCCTGCAATCTGTGTACCTGTCTCGGAGGCTTCGTGAACTGTAGCCGCCGGCCCTGTGAGCCTCTGGGCTGCAGCCACCCGCTCACCCCGTCTGGGCACTGCTGCCCAACCTGCCAGGGTAGACCTGCCCTCCCACTGCCCTTCTCAACTCCCGGCCTCCCTTCGGCTGCTGCGAGTCCCCTGGTCTGGTCACTGTCACCCCTCCCCCGAGACAGCCACGCAGCAAGCCCACAGACTGGGTTTTCCTGGGGTTCCTCACCCCATACTCGAGCCCTCCTCTCCGTCCCTGCTGTCACCTCGCGCCAACTGTGAAGGGCACCACACAACCACCCCTGTGCTGTCAGACCTTCCCACTCTTCAGCTGTCTCCCTGCCTTCCCAAAATAGCACGTCACCAGACTCCAAGCCATTCAGTGGCTTCCACTGCCCTTGAGTCACCCAAGCACATTTGGGCAACTTCCTTCCCCCGTGGCTTCTAAAGAAGCCACCCTCCCGAGCCCAGCCCACCTCTCGCCTTCATTTCCACTGTGCCCGTTCCTCTCATCTTCCTCCCACGAGGGCCCTGCTCTGTGATCCCACCCTCAGTCCCCCCCGCCGTGCTTCACGCATGCAAGTCTCACCACCGTGGTCTGGCTGAAGTCTTTCCTCCCGCCCCTCACCTTCCCAGCCACTCACCACTCTTTCTGACTCTTAGCTAAGCTTTGGTAGAGGACCCCAGGCccggctgtgtgtgtgtgtgtgtgtctgtgttggtgtgtgtgcctgtgtcagCAGAGGGATCCACTGATTGCGGCTCTGCCTTGTATTCCCCCCTCTGCCAGGATGCCTCTATCATGGGGTCACCGCTGCCCCCGGAGAGACCCTTCCTGACCCGCTCGACCCCACCTGCTCCATCTGCACCTGCCAGGTGAGGCGGCCCTTTGGGGGCTTGGAGCCCTTCATCCCTTGATCCTCCTCTCTGGCCAGAAAGAGGTCGTCTCCTCCTCCCAGGGTACACGCTGCCTGTGACATCCATCAGGACAGATTGGGCTCAGGCCTCCTGGGCTGAGGGAGGGGGTCTGGGCCGGGCAGGTCAGTAGGGGCACACCCCCATGAGGCCGCATGTGGCCTGGTTTGAGGGTGTGATGACATGGGAAGTGGCAGCGTGACCTCTCTCCCCCAGGAAGGCTCCATGCGCTGCCGGAAGAAGCCGTGTGCTCCAGCTCTgtgcccccatccctccccagggCCTTGCTTCTGCCCTGTTTGCCACAGTGAGCACACACGCCCCGCCGCCCCCCCACGCCTCCCCCTCCCGCTCTGCCAGACCTGACGCTGGACTGGTAGCACAGCCCCCGCCCAGGACACATGTCACCCACAGGCTGCCTCTCTCAGGGCCGGGAGCACCAGGACGGGGAGGAGTTTGAGGGGCCCGCAGGCAGCTGTGAGCGCTGTCGCTGTCAGGTGTGGTAGGGAGGTGGCAGAGCGGGCAGGGGCGGGGTCAGCTGGCCTGGAGAGCAAGTCACTGACCAGGCATCTCCTGCAGGCTGGCCAGGTCAGCTGTGAGCGGCTGCAGTGCCCACCTCTGCCCTGCCCACTCCAGGTCACAGAGCCGGGGAGCTGCTGCCCTCGCTGCAGAGGTACGTCTGGCCAGTGGGGCTGCTCCCTTGTTTCCGTCCCTCCATcggccccacctccctcccctcagctctCCTCCAGACTTCCCACCTCCCTGTCCACCCGTCTGTCCCTCCCACACCTCAGCCCTTGAGCTCTCACCACATTCACCTTCAGCTCTTCCTACCTATCCCCGCCCCTGGCCTATCCAGACCGTCTCCCCTTCTAGGTGCTTATTAGAATCTCCTCAAAGCTGCCCATTCCTAACCACGCCCCATTCATAATgatcattaacatttattgagcatataccatgtgctaagcactttacacatacCTCATCTGATGCACACAACGATCTCAacaagtaggtattattattaacttttcccattttatagatgagaaaactgaggtaacATAACTTACCTGTGGTCACTTAGCCAGTAGATGGCAGAGTCAAGATTTGCATCTAGGCCATCTGTTTCTAGAGTAGGGGCCTTTTTTAGCCTGTGTGAGCCCTCGCCCCGTATACTGCCCAGCATGGTATAGGAACTGTCAGCGTCTCCTTGCCCTGAGATGaaatccccatttaacagatggggagactgagactTGTAGAGATTGAGTTACCTTGGGCACACGGTTACTGATGGAGCCTCTCATTCATCCCACGTGCATTTATTACACACTTGCTGCAGGCCAGGTACTGTTGCTGGCGCTGGGCTATAAGAGACAGTGCCTGCTGCCTGGCACTGGGTCTAGCAAGCAAGCAGACGAGGAATGGGATTAGAGTCCAGGTGTTCTGACCCCGACCCAGTGTCTTTCCCCTCCATCACAGGCAGGAGTTCTGTCCCAGGACACCTTTCCACTATATCCCTGCAGAAACCCCTCCTGGCACCCACATACCCTACTGAGCACCCAGGGTGAGGGGGCAGACATGCAGAACCCAGACTCAGAGCTCATCCCTGCCCACCTCGGACACAGGCTGCCTGGTTCATGGGGAAGAGCACCCTGAAGGCAGTAGCTGGGAGCCCCCCAACAGCCCCTGTTCCTCCTGCATGTGTCATGAGGGTGTCATCACCTGTGCCCGCGTCCAGTGTGTCACCTCCTGTGCCCAGCCTCACCTGGGGCCCCGTGACTGCTGCCCTCGATGCTCTGGTACtgggagcctggggtgggggggcgtgggCAGGGAGGCAGTGCCCTGTCAGCATCTCCCTGCCATTGCCCTGGGCTGGGCGGCAGAGATGCGTCGTTCCAGGAGAAGTGGCCCTCATTCTTATGCACACCCCATTCTCTGAGGCTGGGGGGCCTGGCATTGCTGCCAGCCTGAAAGCTCCCTGATTCTGTTCTGCTCTTAACCCCCCACCCAACCCCTGCCAAGCCTGTGAGCATGAGGGTCGGAAGTATGAGCCCGGGGAGAGCTTCCAGCCTGGCACAGACCCCTGTGAAGTGTGCACCTGTGAGGTAGGGGAGCGCAACGCTGAGGGGCAGCCTGGACCCTGCGGGGAGCAGGCATTGTGGGGAGTCAGGAGTGTGTCCCTGTGGCCAGGGAGTGAGGCAGGGGCTTGGGGTGAAGAGCCTGCAGGGCCAGCAAGTCTGGGGGGGCAGGCAGTGGGCGGGCCCTCCTGGCTGGAGTGTGGGGTGATGTGGGTAGAAGGTTGCGGGGAGATGCCTGGGAATTGGTTGGGGGCCATACTGGGGAACTTCTATTTGAAAGGTAAGGGTGAGCCAATGAAAGGGTTTTGAGCAGGCAATCGACATCATAGATCAGGAGATTAGGCAATGGGATTGGGGAGGGGGATGGCATGGGAGCGCAGAAGGGTCAAAGGCCACATGAAGGTTCAGGCCCCAGTGACTGCAGGCAGCAGGCACTGTCCTCTCTGGGGACTGGGGCATGGGGTGAGGAGATGCTCAGTCTCTCTGCACACTGTCGTCTGATCTGCCCAAGGCAGATGGAGGAGCCTGGCATCCAGAGGAAAGAGGGTGGCTCTCAGCTTCCATGGCCTGGGACCCACCCCCTGCTCGCTCATTCAGCTGCAGCCTGAGGGAACTCCCAGCCTTCGCTGTCACCGGCGGCAGTGTCCCAGCCTGGTGGGCTGTCCCGCCAGCCAGCTCCTGCCCCCTGGGCCCCAGCATTGCTGCCCCACCTGTGCCCGTGAGTCCCCGGACTGGGGGGGAAAGAGGGCAGGGCTGCCAACCCCAGAGTGACACTGGAAGGGCCAGCCAGCCCTCCTTCACAGTACCAGCCCCAGCCCTTTCCTGAGTCCAGTGGATTGTTCTGGAAACCTGTACCCTGGAGGGTGAGACCTGTAATACCCTAAGGGGAAACGGGAAGCTAGCAGGACCCCTTGACTCTGAAGCCTGGTGCATCTTGTCCAGCAGGTGGCGCTGCAGGGTTGCAGCTGTGCTGGCTGCtggcttcttgagggcagggatattAGGACCAGAGGGGCAGTGAGTCGCCCAGCtacagaggtggggagaggtgttcttgtcaacacttgttcGGATGTGCTGCtgcagggaaagaggaaaggcacagtatttactaagcacctactgcatgccacGCACTGTACTTGGTGCTTTTAGTAAACAGCATCACGTTTAATTCTCAGTTACCCAGTGAGGAGGTGTTATTACTCCTTTtgttaacagatgaagaaattgaggttcagagaagttgaTTAATTTGCCCAAAATGGCACAGGCACTGAGTGCTGGAGCCAGGATTGGAACCTGGGGTACCTGGCTCATTGTGCTTCCTTTCAGACGATGAGTGGGAGGGCGAGCAGGGCGGGCAGCCCAGTGTTCCTTAGTGACCTCAGGCTGAGGAAGCCACGCTTTGTCCGTTTTCAGGCCCTCCATGCTAGCAGCCTAGCAAAGTTCCTTTTCAAAAGTCCAAACTTTTCTTTGctggaacaaaaggaaaagggatCTGTCATTCCTGGAATCAAGGTGTTAGGGCCATAAGTATGCCCTGGTCCCAAAAAGCCTGGGGACGCAGTAGGGGGATAAGGGGTCAGTTAGGctttgtcccccacccccatcctggcaGCATCTCCCATACTGCGTTCTTGTCTTCACAGAGCCGCTGAGTCCCTGCACGGAGCACCTGCGGGGGTCTAAGCTGGCCCCGCCAGACCCCTGCTACACCTGCCAGTGCCAGGTGAGCCCTCCTGCCTTGGGGATTCCTCAAGCCCCCTCTTCTCCTCTGTGGGCTGTGGCTGCGACTCCTCTCCTGCAGCAGCTCTGGACTTCCTACTCACCCCTGATATTTGCCCACTTGTCCTGAATGTCGCATCCTGCCTAGGtcctgctccctccctgctgtTCTCTACCTGTCGTGTGTTCCTGTGCCCTTCCACAGGACCTGACTTGGCTCTGCATTCACCGGGCCTGTCCTGAGCCCAGCTGTCCCCTGTTGGAGCGCCATACCCCCCCTGGGAGCTGCTGTCCCGTGTGCCAGGGTTCATGCCCAATTTTGTTCTGCATCCTCAGAGCCGAAGCcaggagggagacaggaggggTGGCATCCATGGGCCAAGTGGGCAACCTGGGGTGTGCACTCAGAATGCAGGCTTTGTTCTTTTGTAGAAAGGGAGGGCTGTTcgttgggggtggaggagggaccCATGAGGtagagggaggcagggaatgAAGCCTGGATTCTCAAGGCCTGGCCTGAGGCTTGGCTCAAGGACCCGAGGCCCACTAGCAGGGCATCGCACAGCTGAGCTGGCAGCCGGCCCAGAGGAAAGTTCCAGCTTCTGGCTTTTGTGGCTTCCGGGACACTCTGGACATCCCGAGCACTGGTGCCGGGTCTGCCATCTAGTAGGCCATGGTGCTGGTTGAAGAAATCAACACCATCAGGGTGCTAATTGGATGGGGTGGGCACTGCCCTGCCCTGGCCTTCAGGGTGAGCTCATGCAGGCGGAATGACAGTGCTCTCCCATCCCCATTTCTTCCTCCTCAGAATGTGTGGTGGAAGCTGAGGGCCAGAGAGTGGCAGATGGAGAGAGCTGGCGGGACCCCAGCGACGACTGTATCACTTGCACCTGCCGtgtgagctgggggtgggagggtgagggtggaggaCCTGAGAGATGGATAAAGGGAGGAGCTTCTGGTCACTGGACCAGAGAATATGGGGTCTTCGAGGTAATCAGAAAAATGCGCCCCCTCTGGGCATCCCTTGTGAGGGCAGGTAGCTGAAGGTGCATTTCATCCCCTACCTGAACGTGAAGTGGCTGTTCttgtggggcaggggcagagagagagggggctCCCGCCCCAGTCCCTGATCCAGAAGGGCTCCGAGAGTGTGAGGCCAGGGACTCCAGGCCCTGCCGGAAGTCCCTAGAGCCATGGCATCTGTCCTCAGCGGGGCCGCGTGGAGTGCCACCTGGAAGAGTGCCAGGCCCTCTCCTGCCCCCACGGCTGGGCGAAGGTGCGGGAGGCTGGCAGGTGCTGTGAGAGATGCCAAGGTGCGGGctagggagatgggggagggtcagggagggGGGAGGCGGGAGCGAGACCCAGTGTGAGGGATGGGCAGCGGACCCTCGCCCCTTACTGTCCCCTCAGCCCCCGCCCAGTCGTGCGCGCACCAGGGCCGGCAGGTGGCCTCCGGGGAGCGCTGGGCCGTGGACGCGTGCACCAGTTGCTCCTGCGTAGCCGGCGCCGTGAGCTGCCAGAGCCAGCGCTGCCCGCCGCTCTCCTGCGGGCCCGTGAGTGCTGCTGTCTGAGGCGGTGGGATGGGTGGCCACTTGGCACCGCCCCCCTGGGTGCCCCGGGGAAGGAGGAAGCTGGACTTGCCCGGGTCATGCAGTTCCCGAAGTAGCCACGAGGTGGCGCTCTGACACACCCCCCCCGCCAGCAGTAAGCCGAGGAGCCCTGGAGCCTCCCCAGCGATCCTCCGTGCCCCGGGAGGCTCTGCGTGGGGCACGGCAGGGAGCGCAGCGTGTCTGACGGTGTCTGGGGCGGAGGCCAGGACGAGGCCCCCGCCCTGCGTCCCGGCAGCTGCTGCCCCCGCTGCCTGACCCGCCCCGGTTCCTGCATGGCCTTCGGAGACCCTCATTACCGCACCTTCGACGGCCGCCTGTTGCACTTCCAGGGCAGCTGCAGCTACGTACTGGCCAAGGACTGCCGTGGAGGCGACTTTAGGTGCGCAActccctctgccttctccctgcccccttaCACCCATCCCTGCTGACCACTGCATCTGGGCCTCCCACGCCACAGCGTGCACGTGACCAACGATGACCGGGGCCGGAGCGGCGTGTCCTGGACCCACGAGGTGGCCGTGCTGCTGGGAGACGTGGCCGTGCGGCTGCTGCAGGGCGGAGCGGTCACGGTGAGTAAAGCCAAGGACCCGGGGAAAGTCGGTCCTGCGCGTTCCTCTCCGCTGTCCCGACGTCGCTCCTCCTCCCgcctcccttctcctccaggtGGACGGGCGCCCCGTCGCCTTGCCCTTCTTGCAGGAGCCTCTGCTGTATGTGGAGCTGCGGGGACGCACGGTGATGCTACACGCCCAGCCGGGGCTCCAGGTGCGGCCGGGGCGAGTGGGGTGCAGGGGAGCCTCGGGCCTGTTCAGGTGTCTGTATCTGTAGAGGGAGTGGGGATACCAGCTACCTCCCAGGCCAAAtgaggccacagaggtgagagaGTTCTGCTGGATTCTGAAGGGAGAAGAGGAATCAGGGTTAGAGACCTCCACGTGTGATGGAAGGAGTTCTGAGCCTGGTTTGCGATCTTGGCTCAACCACCCACACACTGGGGCTCTTAGGCCATTACCTTAAGCCcatcctttctgggcctcagctttcccATCAGTCAAATGGGGGAAGGGTTGGGAGGGTGGGCAATGTCAACTGCCGTCTCCTAGGTGGCTTCAGAGATTTTCTCCAATTCCCATGTCAAAGAGTAGTTCACTCCCTGGCCTCCAGCAACAAGCACATTTGTAAATTCAGAAAATAAGTCTTGTCTACTCTTATGATACAGACTCTAATTATGCTTTGTTCTCGGTAAGGCCTGAATGCCCATGAGAGAGTGACTCTCTGGAAGAGGGTTGCATTTCATGGGGGCGCCGAGTTCATGGAGGATGAGGGGAGAAGGTGCCCTTTTGAGGGAGCTGTGGGTGGCTCTTCATGTCTTCTGTGTTTGCCTAGGGCTGACAGGGCAGGTACCTACTTGTATCCTCCCTTCCAGGAGACACCTCCACCTGTCCATTCTCCTCCCCTACAGCAGGGGGCGTGCTGACGCCGCCAGGATCGGCACTGGGCTTCCTGGGGCCCCTGCCTTTCCCCACTTTCCAGTCCCAGCCTCTCTGCACAGGTGCTGTGGGATGGGCAGTCCCAGGTGGAGGTGAGAGTGCCTGGCTCCTACCGGGGCCAGATTTGTGGGCTCTGTGGCAACTTCAATGGCTTTGCCCAGGATGATCTGCAGGGCCCTGAGGGGCTGCTCCTGTCCACTGAGGCTGAGTTTGGGAATAGCTGGCAGGTGAGTCACACaggagctggggggcaggggggaggcaCAGTTGAGCATGAATCTCAGAGCAGCCTTCTGGTATGGAAAGGGAAGTTTGCACACAAGGTGGGCTTTGGGGCTTTCAAGGAGGTTTGGGGACTTCTTGCCTGCTATGGTGCTGGGGGAGGCAGGATGGCCTGTTGAAAGCGGTCTCATCATCTGAATCCCCAAGCCCTGCTTTGCCGCTCAcgaactgtgtgaccttggacaagtcacttacctgctctgggccttggtttgtccatctgtaaaatgggaacaaaggAAAAGTAGCTGATGCTTCCTTTGCTGTTCTCATAGGGAGGTTTATGAggctaaaacaaaatatttggt
Encoded proteins:
- the KCP gene encoding kielin/chordin-like protein isoform X15, encoding MEVLPFLKVEPSPGSLWGLLTSTTTSCRRRPTPQPLLGPPRSGGAPWRSDWEGWRLRSRSSENRLYWRPQEWGNVATGALCHLYLSVSTLQAGTVQCQGPSCSELNCLESYTPPGECCPICWPGDLPPTLPRRPLGPRGFRTYLGSCLPLGNVHPPRCLLTSPSRWQPSPGCEYEGQLYEEGANFLSSSNPCLQCSCLRSLVRCVPMKCPPIPCPEPVLRPGHCCPNCQAQGCTEGGSHWEHGQEWTTPGDPCRICQCLEGHIRCHQRECASLCPYPARPLPGTCCPVCDGCFLNGREYRSGEPVGSGDPCSHCRCANGSVHCEPLPCPPTPCRHPGRIPGKCCPVCDSCEYQGHQYQSQETFRLQESGRCVRCSCQAGEVSCEEQECPGAPCTLSDSGPQLCPACVLGGEEFAEGVQWEPDGQPCTTCSCQAGVPVCRALLCSPAPCQHPTKPPGACCPSCESCTYHGQVYANGQNFTDADSPCHTCYCEDGTVTCSLVNCPPTTCARPQSGPGQCCPRCPDCILEKQVFMDGESFSHPRDPCQECQCREGHAHCQPRACPRASCAHPLPGPCCQNNCNGCAFAGKEYPNGADFPHPSDPCRLCRCLSGHVQCPARRCPPLPCPEPLLLPGECCPQCPATPSGCPRPGGGVPVRHQEHFSQPDDPCRRCLCLDGSVSCQLLPCPPAPCTHPRQGPCCPSCDGNAPTAPARTPSSSTPEPHLLRPPLTLRPSLPPGGAPPLLPLPPGPLLRGGVLTKKVREQCPPSPQGPGGSAPGAPPPRPPSPSPAPQAACTRGRSSPVASASLRPLPGATSASAGRAASAASPGPVPQHSAPSLPGVTAALPVMDASIMGSPLPPERPFLTRSTPPAPSAPARKAPCAAGRSRVLQLCAPIPPQGLASALFATGREHQDGEEFEGPAGSCERCRCQAGQVSCERLQCPPLPCPLQVTEPGSCCPRCRGCLVHGEEHPEGSSWEPPNSPCSSCMCHEGVITCARVQCVTSCAQPHLGPRDCCPRCSACEHEGRKYEPGESFQPGTDPCEVCTCELQPEGTPSLRCHRRQCPSLVGCPASQLLPPGPQHCCPTCAQPLSPCTEHLRGSKLAPPDPCYTCQCQDLTWLCIHRACPEPSCPLLERHTPPGSCCPVCQECVVEAEGQRVADGESWRDPSDDCITCTCRRGRVECHLEECQALSCPHGWAKVREAGRCCERCQAPAQSCAHQGRQVASGERWAVDACTSCSCVAGAVSCQSQRCPPLSCGPDEAPALRPGSCCPRCLTRPGSCMAFGDPHYRTFDGRLLHFQGSCSYVLAKDCRGGDFSVHVTNDDRGRSGVSWTHEVAVLLGDVAVRLLQGGAVTVDGRPVALPFLQEPLLYVELRGRTVMLHAQPGLQVLWDGQSQVEVRVPGSYRGQICGLCGNFNGFAQDDLQGPEGLLLSTEAEFGNSWQVPEGPGPGRPCSKGREVDPCRAAGYRARREANARCRVLKSSPFSRCHAVVPPEPFFAACVYDLCACGPGFLADTCLCDALEAYASHCRQAGVTPAWRGPTLCVVGCLLDRGFVFDECGPPCPRTCFNQHVPLGELAAHCVRPCVPACRCPAGLVEHEAHCISPEACPPVLLTGDQPPSTLPNPSQKPQGQEP
- the KCP gene encoding kielin/chordin-like protein isoform X16, yielding MEVLPFLKVEPSPGSLWGLLTSTTTSCRRRPTPQPLLGPPRSGGAPWRSDWEGWRLRSRSSENRLQPQWSGLWQWGDLRHRCLYHLPLPGRSHNLHPEAMPKRTLPGAGSMLPALRARLYWRPQEWGNVATGALCHLYLSGCEYEGQLYEEGANFLSSSNPCLQCSCLRSLVRCVPMKCPPIPCPEPVLRPGHCCPNCQAQGCTEGGSHWEHGQEWTTPGDPCRICQCLEGHIRCHQRECASLCPYPARPLPGTCCPVCDGCFLNGREYRSGEPVGSGDPCSHCRCANGSVHCEPLPCPPTPCRHPGRIPGKCCPVCDSCEYQGHQYQSQETFRLQESGRCVRCSCQAGEVSCEEQECPGAPCTLSDSGPQLCPACVLGGEEFAEGVQWEPDGQPCTTCSCQAGVPVCRALLCSPAPCQHPTKPPGACCPSCESCTYHGQVYANGQNFTDADSPCHTCYCEDGTVTCSLVNCPPTTCARPQSGPGQCCPRCPDCILEKQVFMDGESFSHPRDPCQECQCREGHAHCQPRACPRASCAHPLPGPCCQNNCNGCAFAGKEYPNGADFPHPSDPCRLCRCLSGHVQCPARRCPPLPCPEPLLLPGECCPQCPATPSGCPRPGGGVPVRHQEHFSQPDDPCRRCLCLDGSVSCQLLPCPPAPCTHPRQGPCCPSCDGNAPTAPARTPSSSTPEPHLLRPPLTLRPSLPPGGAPPLLPLPPGPLLRGGVLTKKVREQCPPSPQGPGGSAPGAPPPRPPSPSPAPQAACTRGRSSPVASASLRPLPGATSASAGRAASAASPGPVPQHSAPSLPGVTAALPVMDASIMGSPLPPERPFLTRSTPPAPSAPARKAPCAAGRSRVLQLCAPIPPQGLASALFATGREHQDGEEFEGPAGSCERCRCQAGQVSCERLQCPPLPCPLQVTEPGSCCPRCRGCLVHGEEHPEGSSWEPPNSPCSSCMCHEGVITCARVQCVTSCAQPHLGPRDCCPRCSACEHEGRKYEPGESFQPGTDPCEVCTCELQPEGTPSLRCHRRQCPSLVGCPASQLLPPGPQHCCPTCAQPLSPCTEHLRGSKLAPPDPCYTCQCQDLTWLCIHRACPEPSCPLLERHTPPGSCCPVCQECVVEAEGQRVADGESWRDPSDDCITCTCRRGRVECHLEECQALSCPHGWAKVREAGRCCERCQAPAQSCAHQGRQVASGERWAVDACTSCSCVAGAVSCQSQRCPPLSCGPDEAPALRPGSCCPRCLTRPGSCMAFGDPHYRTFDGRLLHFQGSCSYVLAKDCRGGDFSVHVTNDDRGRSGVSWTHEVAVLLGDVAVRLLQGGAVTVDGRPVALPFLQEPLLYVELRGRTVMLHAQPGLQVLWDGQSQVEVRVPGSYRGQICGLCGNFNGFAQDDLQGPEGLLLSTEAEFGNSWQVPEGPGPGRPCSKGREVDPCRAAGYRARREANARCRVLKSSPFSRCHAVVPPEPFFAACVYDLCACGPGFLADTCLCDALEAYASHCRQAGVTPAWRGPTLCVVGCLLDRGFVFDECGPPCPRTCFNQHVPLGELAAHCVRPCVPACRCPAGLVEHEAHCISPEACPPVLLTGDQPPSTLPNPSQKPQGQEP